The following coding sequences are from one Comamonas koreensis window:
- a CDS encoding RNA pyrophosphohydrolase, which yields MLDRDGFRPNVGIILLNQRNQVFWGKRIRTHSWQFPQGGIDRGETPEQAMFRELHEEVGLRPEHVRIVARTRDWLRYEVPERFIRRDARGYYRGQKQIWFLLQLTGHDWDLNLRATNHPEFDAWRWNDYWVPLDVVVEFKRGVYEMALTELSRFVPRNDPRNRYLRSNARARDGEPHEPDPALTETLQVSVTTTTVVSYHSPLRMMQEMELPPGASFDPDPGNAGRDPQQNG from the coding sequence ATGCTGGACCGAGATGGCTTTAGGCCAAACGTCGGCATCATCCTGCTCAACCAGCGCAATCAGGTGTTTTGGGGCAAGCGCATCCGCACCCATAGCTGGCAGTTTCCGCAGGGTGGTATTGACCGTGGAGAAACCCCCGAGCAGGCGATGTTTCGAGAGCTGCATGAGGAAGTGGGCTTGCGACCGGAGCATGTACGTATTGTGGCTAGAACGCGGGATTGGCTACGGTACGAGGTGCCCGAACGCTTCATCCGCCGCGATGCCAGGGGCTATTATCGCGGACAAAAGCAGATTTGGTTTTTGCTCCAGTTAACAGGCCACGACTGGGACCTGAATCTGCGCGCCACCAACCACCCGGAGTTTGATGCATGGCGCTGGAATGACTACTGGGTGCCGCTCGATGTGGTGGTGGAATTCAAGCGCGGCGTCTACGAAATGGCCTTGACCGAGCTGTCGCGTTTTGTGCCACGCAACGATCCGCGTAACCGCTATTTGCGCAGTAATGCGCGTGCGCGCGATGGTGAGCCGCATGAGCCAGACCCGGCGCTGACCGAGACCTTGCAGGTGTCGGTGACGACCACCACGGTGGTGAGCTACCACTCTCCGCTGCGCATGATGCAGGAGATGGAGCTGCCGCCCGGCGCCAGCTTTGACCCGGACCCGGGCAATGCCGGGCGTGACCCGCAGCAAAACGGCTGA
- the rpmA gene encoding 50S ribosomal protein L27 translates to MAQKKGGGSTRNGRDSKPKMLGVKAFGGQLISAGSIIVRQRGTKFHPGTNVGVGKDHTLFALVDGHVSFETKGALSKHTVSITKAA, encoded by the coding sequence ATGGCACAGAAAAAAGGCGGCGGCTCTACGCGCAACGGACGTGATTCCAAGCCAAAGATGCTGGGTGTGAAAGCTTTCGGTGGTCAATTGATCAGCGCCGGTTCGATCATCGTGCGTCAACGCGGCACCAAGTTCCACCCCGGCACCAATGTCGGCGTGGGCAAGGACCACACCTTGTTTGCTCTGGTGGACGGCCACGTGTCGTTCGAAACCAAGGGCGCTTTGTCCAAGCACACGGTGAGCATCACCAAGGCTGCTTAA
- a CDS encoding proline--tRNA ligase produces the protein MKASQFLISTLKEAPADAEIASHQLMTRAGMIKKLGAGIYNYMPMGLRVIRKVEAIVREEMNRAGAIEVTMPVVQPAELWQETGRFDKMGAELLRIQDRHARDFVIQPTSEEVVTDIARQEFKSYKQLPKNLYQIQTKFRDERRPRFGLMRGREFIMKDAYSFDKDRDAAQISYQTMRAAYKRIFDRFGLQYRAVRADSGAIGGDLSEEFQVIAATGEDAIVYCPNSDYAANIEKAESLAPTQPRAAAVQAMTKTATPGKSTCADVAQLLNLPLANTVKSLVLATDETNDKGDILGSQVWLLLLRGDHDMNEIKVGKVEGLANFRFATVSEIEEHFGCQPGYLGPIGLQKPVKLVVDRDVAVMADWVCGANEADYHLTGVNWGRDLPEPAVVADLRNVVAGDLSPDGQGELAIERGIEIGHVFYLGTKYSKAMKATFLAENGKPSEFEMGCYGIGVTRLPAAAVEQNHDERGIIWPDAIAPFTVVICPIGMDRSEAVKTAAEKLHADLLAAGVDVILDDRGERPGAMLADWELIGVPHRVVLGDRGLQEGMVEYQQRRETAATKVPVDEVFSFLTSRLA, from the coding sequence ATGAAAGCTTCGCAATTTCTCATCTCGACCCTGAAAGAAGCGCCTGCGGACGCTGAAATCGCCAGCCACCAGCTGATGACGCGCGCCGGCATGATCAAGAAGCTTGGCGCCGGCATCTACAACTACATGCCGATGGGTCTGCGCGTGATCCGCAAGGTCGAGGCCATCGTGCGCGAAGAGATGAACCGCGCCGGCGCCATCGAGGTGACCATGCCCGTGGTGCAGCCCGCCGAGCTGTGGCAGGAGACTGGCCGCTTTGACAAGATGGGCGCCGAGCTGCTGCGCATCCAGGACCGCCACGCGCGTGACTTTGTCATCCAGCCTACCAGCGAGGAGGTGGTGACCGACATCGCGCGCCAGGAGTTCAAGAGCTACAAGCAGCTGCCCAAGAACCTCTACCAGATTCAGACCAAGTTCCGCGACGAGCGCCGTCCCCGCTTTGGCCTGATGCGGGGCCGCGAGTTCATCATGAAGGACGCCTATTCCTTCGACAAGGACCGCGACGCCGCCCAGATCAGCTACCAGACCATGCGCGCTGCCTACAAGCGCATCTTTGACCGTTTTGGCCTGCAGTACCGCGCCGTGCGTGCGGACAGTGGCGCCATCGGCGGCGACCTGAGCGAAGAGTTCCAGGTGATTGCCGCGACCGGCGAGGACGCGATTGTCTACTGCCCCAACAGCGACTACGCCGCCAATATCGAAAAGGCTGAAAGCCTGGCGCCCACCCAGCCCCGTGCGGCTGCCGTGCAGGCCATGACCAAGACGGCTACGCCTGGCAAGAGCACCTGCGCCGATGTGGCCCAGCTGCTGAACCTGCCGCTGGCCAACACCGTCAAATCGCTGGTGCTGGCCACCGACGAGACCAATGACAAGGGCGACATCCTGGGCTCGCAGGTCTGGCTGCTGCTGCTGCGCGGCGACCATGACATGAACGAGATCAAGGTCGGCAAGGTCGAGGGCTTGGCCAACTTCCGTTTTGCGACAGTGAGTGAGATCGAGGAGCACTTTGGCTGCCAGCCGGGCTACCTGGGCCCGATCGGCCTGCAAAAGCCCGTCAAGCTCGTGGTGGACCGCGATGTCGCCGTGATGGCCGACTGGGTCTGCGGCGCCAACGAGGCCGACTACCACCTGACCGGTGTGAACTGGGGCCGTGACCTGCCCGAGCCGGCCGTGGTCGCCGATCTGCGCAATGTGGTGGCGGGCGACCTGTCGCCAGACGGCCAGGGCGAGCTGGCCATCGAGCGTGGTATCGAGATCGGCCATGTGTTCTACCTGGGCACCAAGTACTCCAAGGCGATGAAGGCCACCTTCCTGGCCGAAAATGGCAAGCCCAGCGAGTTCGAAATGGGCTGCTACGGCATTGGCGTGACCCGCTTGCCAGCAGCCGCCGTGGAGCAGAACCACGACGAGCGCGGCATCATTTGGCCGGACGCGATTGCCCCCTTCACCGTGGTGATCTGCCCCATCGGCATGGACCGCAGCGAAGCAGTCAAGACTGCGGCTGAAAAGCTACACGCGGACTTGTTGGCTGCTGGCGTCGATGTGATACTGGACGACCGCGGCGAGCGCCCGGGCGCGATGCTGGCCGATTGGGAGCTGATTGGCGTGCCGCACCGCGTGGTGCTGGGCGACCGGGGCCTGCAAGAAGGCATGGTCGAGTACCAGCAGCGCCGCGAGACCGCCGCCACCAAGGTGCCTGTGGACGAGGTGTTCAGCTTCCTCACCAGCCGCCTGGCCTGA
- a CDS encoding hemolysin family protein yields the protein MNLTQSLFVIALLISLSAFFSMAEISLAASRRLRLRQMVDDGDPRAERVMKVQEQPGEYFTVVQVGQNAVAILGGIVGEGALSPFVSGIASRWLEPATAQTIGFLFSFTVVTSLFILLADLLPKRLSMAEPEALALRVSRPMQWCMTLFKPVVWFYSKAADGLFRLLGLSTIRDEKITYEDILAMTEAGAKAGVLAAQEQQVIANLFELDTRTVGSAMTQRDRIAFFYQDDSDDIIRARIAEEPFSTYPVCAGDIDHVVGYVDAKDLFQRALNNLPMKLRDEGLVKKALVIPDRLTLAEVLQQFRQAHEDFAIIVNEYSLVVGVVTLNDVMSTVMGDLMGPVDEELIVRRDETSWLIDGITPIEDVERTLLLDDLPHSDEYETLGGFLMVMLRRIPRRTDKVVWGKYQFEVMDVDSYRIDQVLVTIVDPNKVPDSPLPPATGSLVA from the coding sequence ATGAATCTTACGCAGAGTCTCTTTGTCATTGCCTTGCTGATCAGCTTGAGCGCCTTTTTCTCCATGGCGGAGATATCGCTGGCCGCCTCGCGCCGCCTGCGATTGCGGCAGATGGTCGATGACGGAGACCCGCGTGCAGAGCGTGTGATGAAGGTCCAGGAGCAGCCCGGTGAGTACTTCACCGTCGTGCAGGTGGGCCAGAATGCGGTGGCCATTCTCGGCGGTATCGTTGGCGAAGGGGCGCTCAGTCCCTTTGTCTCAGGCATCGCCAGCCGCTGGCTGGAGCCGGCCACCGCGCAGACCATCGGTTTTCTGTTCTCGTTCACCGTGGTCACTTCGCTGTTCATTTTGCTCGCCGATCTGCTGCCCAAGCGCTTGTCGATGGCTGAGCCAGAGGCGCTGGCGCTGCGCGTCTCGCGCCCCATGCAGTGGTGCATGACCCTTTTCAAACCCGTGGTCTGGTTCTACAGCAAGGCGGCCGATGGCCTGTTTCGCCTGCTGGGCCTGTCGACGATCCGCGATGAAAAAATCACCTATGAAGACATTTTGGCGATGACCGAGGCCGGCGCCAAGGCCGGTGTGCTGGCCGCGCAGGAGCAGCAGGTGATCGCCAATCTGTTCGAACTCGATACGCGCACCGTCGGCTCGGCGATGACCCAGCGCGACCGCATCGCCTTCTTCTACCAGGACGACAGCGACGACATCATCCGCGCCCGCATTGCCGAGGAACCCTTTTCGACCTACCCGGTCTGCGCCGGGGACATCGACCATGTGGTCGGCTATGTCGATGCCAAGGACCTGTTCCAGCGCGCGCTCAACAACCTGCCGATGAAGCTGCGGGACGAAGGCCTGGTCAAAAAGGCCCTGGTCATCCCCGACCGGCTGACCTTGGCCGAAGTACTGCAGCAGTTCCGCCAGGCGCATGAGGACTTTGCCATCATCGTCAATGAGTACAGCCTGGTGGTCGGCGTGGTCACGCTCAACGATGTGATGAGCACCGTCATGGGCGACCTGATGGGCCCGGTCGATGAGGAGCTGATCGTGCGCCGCGACGAGACCTCGTGGCTGATCGACGGCATCACCCCGATCGAGGATGTGGAGCGAACCTTGCTGCTGGACGACCTGCCGCATTCCGACGAGTACGAGACCCTGGGCGGCTTCTTGATGGTGATGCTGCGCCGCATCCCGCGCCGCACCGACAAGGTGGTCTGGGGCAAGTACCAGTTCGAGGTGATGGACGTGGACAGCTACCGCATCGACCAGGTGCTGGTCACCATCGTGGACCCCAACAAGGTGCCCGATTCACCGCTGCCGCCGGCCACTGGCAGCCTGGTCGCCTGA
- the proB gene encoding glutamate 5-kinase, which translates to MASNVLRDARRIVVKVGSSLVTNEGKGLDEGAITEWSRQLAALVHGEGGAKREVIMVSSGAVAEGMKRLGWQQRPKEIHELQAAAAVGQMGLVQMYETKLREQNLGSAQVLLTHADLADRERYLNARVTLLTLLQLGVVPVINENDTVVNDEIKFGDNDTLGALVANLVEADALVILTDQKGLYTADPRKNPDAQFVHEAQAGDLKLEAMAGGAGSGIGKGGMLTKILAAKRAAGSGASTVIAWGREQNVLLRLAAGEAIGTLLVADTHKNQARKQWMMDHLQMHGYVTVDEGAALKLRSDGKSLLPIGMVSVHGEFSRGEVIGVRDPQGVELARGLANYSSAEARRLCRKPSSEFEQLLGYTGEPEMLHRDNMVLTGH; encoded by the coding sequence ATGGCATCGAATGTTCTGCGCGACGCACGTCGCATCGTCGTCAAAGTCGGCTCCAGTCTGGTCACCAACGAAGGCAAGGGCCTCGATGAAGGCGCCATCACCGAATGGAGCCGCCAGCTCGCCGCGCTGGTGCATGGCGAGGGCGGGGCCAAGCGCGAGGTGATCATGGTCTCCAGCGGCGCGGTGGCCGAGGGCATGAAGCGCCTGGGCTGGCAGCAGCGTCCCAAGGAGATCCATGAGCTGCAGGCGGCAGCGGCTGTCGGCCAGATGGGCCTGGTGCAGATGTACGAGACCAAGCTGCGCGAGCAAAACCTGGGCAGCGCCCAGGTGCTGCTGACCCATGCCGACCTGGCCGACCGCGAGCGCTACCTCAATGCCCGCGTCACCTTGCTGACCTTGCTGCAGCTGGGGGTGGTGCCGGTCATCAACGAAAACGACACGGTGGTCAACGACGAAATCAAGTTTGGCGACAACGACACCCTGGGTGCGCTGGTGGCCAACCTGGTCGAGGCCGACGCGCTGGTGATTCTGACGGACCAGAAGGGCCTCTACACCGCCGATCCCCGCAAGAACCCGGACGCCCAATTTGTGCACGAGGCGCAAGCGGGTGACCTGAAGCTCGAAGCGATGGCCGGTGGTGCCGGCTCCGGTATTGGCAAGGGCGGCATGCTCACCAAGATCCTGGCCGCCAAGCGCGCGGCTGGCTCGGGCGCATCCACGGTGATTGCCTGGGGGCGCGAGCAGAATGTGCTGCTGCGCCTGGCCGCAGGTGAGGCCATCGGCACCTTGCTGGTCGCCGATACCCACAAGAACCAGGCGCGCAAGCAGTGGATGATGGACCACCTGCAGATGCATGGCTATGTGACGGTGGACGAAGGCGCTGCCCTGAAGCTGCGCAGCGACGGCAAGAGCTTGCTGCCCATCGGCATGGTGAGCGTGCATGGTGAGTTCTCGCGCGGCGAGGTGATTGGCGTGCGCGACCCGCAAGGCGTGGAGCTGGCACGCGGCCTGGCCAACTACAGCAGCGCCGAGGCGCGGCGCCTGTGCCGCAAGCCATCGTCAGAATTTGAGCAACTGCTGGGCTACACCGGTGAGCCCGAGATGCTGCACCGTGACAACATGGTATTGACGGGGCATTGA
- a CDS encoding polyprenyl synthetase family protein → MRQVDAVIARRLSSSVPLIGEVSHYIISAGGKRLRPALLLLVAGALEYRGEQHFNLAAVVEFIHTATLLHDDVVDESTMRRGKPTANESFGNAASVLVGDFLHSRAFQMMVDADSMRVMQILSEATNIIAEGEVQQLINTHNVDLDEAGYLSVIRSKTAKLFEASARLAAVLTDAPAALEEACANYGRSLGTAFQVIDDALDYDGDTTVMGKNIGDDLREGKVTLPLIIAMQRASADDRQMIVSAIEQGSTPHMAHIVQVVKDTGSLQATRAAAALQAQEAIDCLALLPSNAYTQALTTLASQLLDRRE, encoded by the coding sequence ATGCGGCAGGTGGATGCCGTGATTGCCAGGCGCCTGAGCTCCTCCGTTCCACTGATCGGCGAGGTATCGCACTACATCATCTCGGCGGGCGGCAAGCGCCTGCGCCCGGCACTGCTGCTGCTGGTGGCCGGCGCGCTGGAGTACCGGGGCGAGCAGCATTTCAACCTGGCGGCGGTGGTCGAGTTCATCCACACCGCCACCTTGCTGCACGACGATGTGGTGGACGAGTCCACGATGCGGCGCGGCAAACCTACCGCCAACGAGAGCTTTGGCAATGCCGCCAGTGTGCTCGTCGGTGATTTTCTGCACTCACGCGCCTTCCAGATGATGGTTGATGCCGACAGCATGCGAGTCATGCAGATCCTGTCGGAGGCGACCAACATCATTGCCGAGGGCGAGGTGCAGCAGCTGATCAACACCCACAATGTCGATCTCGACGAGGCTGGCTACCTCTCGGTCATCCGCTCCAAAACCGCCAAGCTGTTTGAAGCCAGCGCCCGCCTTGCTGCCGTGCTGACGGACGCACCCGCAGCGCTGGAGGAGGCCTGCGCCAACTATGGCCGCTCGCTGGGCACGGCCTTCCAGGTGATTGACGACGCACTGGACTATGACGGCGACACTACCGTAATGGGCAAGAATATTGGCGATGATTTGCGCGAAGGCAAGGTCACCCTGCCCCTGATCATTGCCATGCAGCGCGCCAGCGCCGATGATAGGCAGATGATTGTCAGCGCGATTGAGCAGGGCTCCACCCCGCATATGGCCCATATCGTGCAGGTCGTCAAGGACACCGGCTCGCTGCAAGCCACGCGGGCAGCGGCTGCGCTGCAGGCCCAGGAGGCCATCGACTGTCTGGCTTTATTGCCCAGCAATGCCTACACCCAGGCACTGACCACACTGGCCTCGCAGTTGCTGGACCGCCGAGAGTAA
- the obgE gene encoding Obg family GTPase CgtA, with translation MKFVDEAFIDIAAGDGGNGCVSFRHEKYKEFGGPDGGDGGRGGHVYALADVNLNTLIDYRYSRRHEAERGEHGKGSDMFGSAGKDITLHMPVGTIITDAQTGEVLFELLNPGEVITIAKGGDGGFGNLRFKSAINRAPRQKTPGWKGERRNLKLELKVLADVGLLGMPNAGKSTFISAVSNARPKIADYPFTTLHPNLGVVRVGPEKSFVVADIPGLIEGASDGAGLGHQFLRHLQRTRLLLHIVDLAPFDEGVDPVAQAKAIVGELKKYDEELYNKPRWLVLNKLDMVPGDERVAKVKDFVKRYKWKGPVYEISALTREGCEPLIKEIFQFVHKMQKAEQEPQEVDPRFAAGAEQDAPDFSDDPRFSSPD, from the coding sequence ATGAAATTCGTAGATGAAGCGTTTATTGACATTGCAGCTGGCGATGGTGGCAATGGCTGTGTGTCGTTCCGCCATGAAAAGTACAAGGAATTCGGTGGCCCCGATGGCGGCGACGGCGGCCGCGGCGGCCATGTGTACGCGCTGGCCGATGTCAACCTCAACACCCTGATCGATTACCGCTACTCGCGCCGCCACGAGGCCGAGCGCGGTGAGCACGGCAAGGGATCGGACATGTTCGGCAGCGCGGGCAAGGACATCACCTTGCACATGCCGGTGGGCACGATCATCACCGATGCGCAAACGGGCGAAGTGCTGTTTGAGCTGCTCAACCCGGGCGAGGTCATCACCATCGCCAAGGGCGGTGACGGCGGTTTTGGCAACCTGCGTTTCAAGAGCGCAATCAACCGTGCGCCGCGCCAGAAGACCCCGGGCTGGAAAGGCGAGCGCCGCAACCTGAAGCTGGAGCTCAAGGTGCTGGCCGATGTGGGCCTGCTGGGCATGCCCAATGCCGGCAAGTCGACCTTTATCTCGGCGGTCTCCAACGCCCGCCCCAAGATTGCCGACTACCCCTTCACCACCTTGCACCCGAACCTGGGCGTGGTGCGCGTGGGGCCGGAAAAGAGCTTTGTGGTGGCCGACATTCCTGGCCTCATCGAAGGCGCCTCGGACGGTGCCGGCCTGGGCCACCAGTTCCTGCGCCACCTGCAGCGCACGCGCTTGCTGCTGCATATTGTGGATCTGGCACCGTTTGACGAGGGCGTGGACCCTGTCGCGCAGGCCAAGGCGATTGTCGGCGAGCTCAAGAAGTACGACGAGGAGCTCTACAACAAGCCGCGCTGGCTGGTGCTCAACAAGCTGGACATGGTGCCCGGCGACGAGCGGGTCGCCAAGGTCAAGGATTTTGTCAAGCGCTACAAGTGGAAGGGCCCGGTCTACGAGATCTCGGCGCTGACCCGCGAGGGCTGCGAGCCGCTGATCAAGGAGATCTTCCAGTTCGTGCACAAGATGCAAAAGGCCGAGCAGGAGCCCCAAGAGGTCGATCCGCGCTTTGCGGCAGGCGCCGAGCAGGATGCGCCCGACTTCTCGGACGACCCGCGTTTTTCGTCGCCGGACTGA
- the rplU gene encoding 50S ribosomal protein L21, translating into MYAVIKTGGKQYRVASGEKIKVEQIAADVGQEIVIDQVLAVGDGAELKVGTPLVSGATVTVTVVAHGKHDKVRIFKMRRRKHYQKRQGHRQQFTELQIGAIAA; encoded by the coding sequence ATGTACGCGGTCATAAAAACCGGTGGCAAACAGTATCGTGTTGCTTCCGGCGAAAAAATCAAGGTAGAACAGATCGCTGCGGACGTAGGCCAAGAAATCGTGATCGACCAGGTTCTGGCAGTCGGCGACGGCGCAGAGTTGAAGGTTGGTACGCCCTTGGTGTCCGGAGCAACTGTGACGGTTACGGTAGTAGCCCACGGCAAGCACGACAAGGTGCGCATTTTCAAGATGCGTCGTCGTAAGCACTATCAAAAGCGCCAAGGCCATCGCCAGCAGTTCACTGAGCTGCAAATCGGTGCGATTGCAGCTTAA
- the pilB gene encoding type IV-A pilus assembly ATPase PilB has protein sequence MPDINTPPKAVALPGIARALVASGKLPVAKAEALYATSLKSKNSFIGELVASGAVSGSDVASIISTVYGAPLVDLDAIDLTRLATGLLDPKLALSNKIIPLAKRGNRLIVVTADPTDHSVAEQIKFSTQLSVDWVIAEHSKLVKALESVAKKGGDNIQDMITGDVNLNEFEIDDESVNTDTASNDGDEVEDAPIVKFLQKMLIDAFNMRASDLHFEPYEHQYRIRFRIDGELREIASPPPGIKDKLASRIKVISRLDISEKRVPQDGRMKLKIGADRVIDFRVSTLPTLFGEKIVIRILDPSSAKLGIDALGYEPEEKERLLSAIKRPYGMILVTGPTGSGKTVSLYTCLNILNTPAVNIATAEDPSEINLPGVNQVNVNEKAGLTFATALKSFLRQDPDIIMVGEIRDLETADIAIKAAQTGHLVLSTLHTNDAPTTLTRMRNMGIAPFNIASSVILITAQRLARKLCPICKRPTEIPHEALLEAGFKEEDLDGTWMPYEPVGCDACNNGYKGRLGIYQVMPISEETQRIILRDGSALEIAEQADIENVRSLRTSGLHKVKKGLTSLEEVLAVTNE, from the coding sequence ATGCCTGACATCAACACCCCCCCCAAAGCCGTCGCCCTCCCCGGCATTGCCAGAGCGCTGGTAGCCAGTGGAAAGCTTCCTGTTGCCAAGGCGGAGGCCTTGTACGCCACCAGTCTCAAAAGCAAGAACAGCTTCATTGGAGAGCTGGTGGCCAGTGGTGCCGTCTCCGGCAGCGATGTAGCCAGCATCATCTCGACGGTCTATGGCGCGCCGCTGGTCGACCTCGATGCTATCGATTTGACCCGGCTGGCAACAGGTTTGCTTGATCCCAAACTGGCGCTCAGCAACAAGATCATTCCCCTGGCCAAACGCGGCAACCGGCTGATCGTCGTTACCGCCGACCCGACCGACCACTCGGTGGCCGAGCAGATCAAGTTCTCCACCCAGCTGAGCGTGGACTGGGTGATTGCAGAACATTCCAAGCTGGTCAAGGCGCTGGAGTCTGTTGCGAAAAAGGGCGGCGACAACATCCAGGACATGATCACCGGCGATGTCAACCTCAATGAATTCGAGATTGATGATGAGTCGGTGAACACCGACACCGCGAGCAATGACGGAGATGAGGTCGAAGATGCGCCCATCGTCAAGTTTTTGCAGAAGATGCTGATTGACGCATTCAATATGCGTGCATCGGACTTGCATTTCGAACCCTATGAGCACCAGTACCGCATCCGCTTTCGCATCGATGGAGAGCTGCGCGAAATCGCTTCGCCGCCCCCGGGCATCAAGGACAAGCTGGCATCGCGGATCAAGGTGATCTCGCGCCTGGATATCTCGGAAAAGCGCGTGCCGCAGGACGGCCGCATGAAGCTCAAGATCGGCGCGGATCGGGTGATCGATTTCCGGGTCAGCACCTTGCCCACCTTGTTTGGCGAAAAGATCGTGATCCGTATTCTCGATCCGAGCAGCGCCAAGCTGGGCATTGATGCACTGGGCTATGAGCCCGAAGAGAAGGAGCGCCTGCTCAGCGCCATCAAGCGCCCGTACGGCATGATTCTGGTCACGGGGCCCACGGGTTCGGGCAAGACCGTGTCGCTCTACACCTGCCTGAATATTCTCAATACGCCAGCGGTCAATATAGCGACTGCCGAAGACCCGTCGGAAATCAACCTGCCCGGGGTCAACCAGGTCAATGTCAATGAAAAGGCCGGTCTGACCTTTGCGACCGCGCTCAAGTCCTTTCTGCGCCAGGATCCCGACATCATCATGGTCGGTGAAATCCGTGACCTGGAGACGGCCGACATCGCCATCAAGGCGGCGCAGACCGGTCACTTGGTGCTGTCGACCCTGCACACCAACGACGCCCCCACCACCTTGACGCGTATGCGCAATATGGGGATCGCGCCCTTCAATATCGCGTCGAGCGTGATCTTGATCACCGCGCAGCGCCTGGCACGCAAGCTCTGCCCGATCTGCAAGCGCCCCACCGAAATCCCCCATGAAGCGCTGCTGGAAGCGGGCTTCAAGGAAGAGGACCTGGATGGCACCTGGATGCCCTACGAGCCCGTTGGCTGCGACGCCTGCAACAATGGCTACAAGGGCCGCCTGGGCATCTACCAAGTGATGCCCATCTCCGAAGAAACACAGCGCATCATCTTGCGCGATGGCAGCGCACTGGAAATCGCCGAGCAAGCCGACATAGAAAATGTCCGCTCCTTGCGCACGTCAGGCCTGCACAAAGTCAAAAAGGGACTGACCTCACTCGAAGAGGTCTTAGCCGTCACCAACGAATAA
- a CDS encoding lytic transglycosylase domain-containing protein codes for MASLLAGPGAWLAAPQAALAGGQLEEPLIDSVRSALTAAIGSAAPPEPVFVSTEAKIVYLRWLGAMSDRLRRRKPDWEVRRDFLQTVWYEARRARLDESLVLGLIQVESGFRKFAMSNVGARGYMQVMPFWTRVIGDGDPAKLFHMQTNLRFGCVILRHYLDREKGDLFMALGRYNGSRGKDTYPNLVYGAQRQWLFENKVEA; via the coding sequence ATGGCATCGTTGCTGGCCGGGCCAGGCGCCTGGCTGGCTGCGCCGCAGGCTGCGCTGGCCGGTGGCCAGTTGGAAGAGCCCCTGATCGACTCGGTGCGCTCGGCACTCACGGCAGCGATCGGCAGCGCCGCGCCACCGGAGCCGGTGTTTGTCTCGACCGAGGCCAAGATCGTCTACCTGCGCTGGTTGGGCGCGATGAGCGACCGCCTGCGCCGGCGCAAACCGGACTGGGAAGTGCGCCGCGATTTTCTGCAGACCGTCTGGTACGAGGCCCGGCGTGCGCGCCTCGATGAATCGCTGGTGCTGGGCCTGATCCAGGTCGAGAGCGGATTTCGCAAGTTCGCGATGTCCAATGTCGGGGCTCGCGGTTACATGCAGGTGATGCCGTTCTGGACCCGGGTGATCGGCGATGGCGACCCGGCCAAGCTGTTCCATATGCAGACCAATCTGCGCTTTGGCTGCGTGATTTTGCGCCACTACCTGGACCGCGAGAAGGGCGATTTGTTCATGGCGCTGGGCCGCTACAACGGCAGCCGTGGCAAGGACACCTACCCCAACCTGGTCTACGGCGCGCAGCGCCAGTGGCTGTTCGAGAACAAGGTCGAAGCCTGA